The following are encoded in a window of Kitasatospora fiedleri genomic DNA:
- a CDS encoding ABC transporter ATP-binding protein: MSTVIKTDGLTKRFPRVTALDRLTVEVEPGVVGLVGANGAGKSTLIKILLGLSPATEGTGQVLGLDIATQGPAIRERVGYMPEHDCLPPDVSATEFVVHMARMSGLPAAAARERTADTLRHVGLYEERYRPMGGYSTGMKQRVKLAQALVHDPQLVLLDEPTNGLDPVGRDEMLGLIRRIHSDFGISVLVTTHLLGELERTCDHLVVIDGGKLLRSSSTASFTGTTQLLAVEVTDHPVDRAFDADAVLRERLTAAGLTVRADGSRILLVEIAGDETYDTVRDTVDDLGLGLIRLEQRRHRVAEIFSTRSDEDETRSDEAEPGEYGEYGHDTYQAAAAGGEQA; the protein is encoded by the coding sequence GTGTCCACAGTCATCAAGACGGACGGCCTCACCAAGAGGTTCCCCCGGGTCACCGCGCTCGACCGGCTCACCGTGGAGGTGGAGCCGGGCGTGGTCGGTCTGGTCGGGGCGAACGGCGCGGGCAAGTCCACCCTCATCAAGATCCTCCTCGGGCTGTCCCCGGCCACCGAGGGCACCGGCCAGGTGCTCGGCCTGGACATCGCCACCCAGGGCCCGGCGATCCGCGAACGCGTCGGCTACATGCCGGAGCACGACTGCCTGCCGCCGGACGTGTCCGCCACCGAGTTCGTGGTGCACATGGCCCGGATGTCCGGCCTGCCCGCCGCCGCGGCCCGCGAGCGCACCGCCGACACCCTGCGCCACGTCGGCCTGTACGAGGAGCGCTACCGCCCGATGGGCGGCTACTCGACCGGCATGAAGCAGCGGGTGAAGCTGGCCCAGGCGCTGGTCCACGACCCGCAGTTGGTGCTGCTGGACGAGCCGACCAACGGCCTCGACCCGGTCGGCCGGGACGAGATGCTCGGGCTGATCCGCCGCATCCACTCCGACTTCGGCATCTCGGTGCTGGTCACCACCCACCTGCTGGGCGAGCTGGAGCGGACCTGCGACCACCTGGTGGTGATCGACGGCGGCAAGCTGCTGCGGTCCTCCTCCACCGCCTCGTTCACCGGCACCACCCAGCTGCTCGCCGTCGAGGTCACCGACCACCCGGTCGACCGCGCCTTCGACGCCGACGCGGTGCTGCGCGAGCGGCTGACCGCGGCCGGCCTGACGGTCCGCGCCGACGGCAGCCGCATCCTGCTGGTGGAGATCGCCGGCGACGAGACGTACGACACCGTCCGCGACACCGTGGACGACCTCGGCCTCGGCCTGATCCGGCTGGAGCAGCGCCGCCACCGGGTCGCCGAGATCTTCAGCACCCGGTCCGACGAGGACGAGACCCGGTCCGACGAGGCCGAGCCGGGCGAGTACGGCGAGTACGGCCACGACACGTACCAGGCCGCGGCCGCAGGAGGCGAGCAGGCATGA
- a CDS encoding ABC transporter permease, with product MTTPADAHSGVIHDIGYRPYTGPRLGRRYATRSLYVQSLRAAFGLGRSGKSKVLPFLLLGGMAAPALAMLAIALFAHLDKMPMDYADYLATFVVLPQIFLAAQAPVLMSRDLRHHVVPLYFSRPATRGDYVAAKFAAMFSALMIVLSTPLLLLFVGALLAKFPLGDNLLHLLYGLVAALLYALLYASLGLLIAAATPRRGFGVAAIMGVLMITRALASIVYALNGGLDPLRSDSAAWAFLISPSQLVEALANRLFGLGTDSATVLHAPGAAGAAVFAAVLVALTAGGYALMLRRYRNV from the coding sequence ATGACCACCCCCGCCGACGCCCACAGCGGCGTCATCCACGACATCGGCTACCGCCCGTACACCGGACCGCGGTTGGGCCGCCGGTACGCCACCCGCTCGCTGTACGTGCAGAGCCTGCGGGCCGCGTTCGGCCTGGGCCGCTCCGGCAAGTCCAAGGTGCTGCCGTTCCTGCTGCTGGGCGGGATGGCCGCGCCCGCACTGGCGATGCTGGCGATCGCGCTGTTCGCGCACCTGGACAAGATGCCGATGGACTACGCCGACTACCTGGCCACGTTCGTCGTCCTGCCGCAGATCTTCCTGGCCGCGCAGGCCCCCGTGCTGATGTCCCGGGACCTGCGGCACCACGTGGTGCCGCTGTACTTCTCCCGCCCGGCCACCCGCGGCGACTACGTGGCGGCCAAGTTCGCCGCGATGTTCAGCGCGCTGATGATCGTGCTGTCCACGCCGCTGCTGCTGCTGTTCGTCGGCGCGCTGCTGGCGAAGTTCCCGCTCGGCGACAACCTGCTGCACCTGCTGTACGGCCTGGTCGCGGCCCTGCTGTACGCGCTGCTGTACGCCTCCCTCGGCCTGCTGATCGCCGCCGCCACCCCGCGCCGCGGCTTCGGCGTGGCCGCGATCATGGGCGTCCTGATGATCACCCGGGCGCTGGCCTCGATCGTCTACGCGCTCAACGGCGGCCTCGACCCGCTGCGGTCGGACTCCGCCGCCTGGGCGTTCCTGATCTCGCCGTCCCAGCTGGTGGAGGCCCTGGCCAACCGGCTCTTCGGCCTGGGGACGGACAGCGCCACCGTCCTGCACGCCCCCGGCGCGGCCGGCGCGGCGGTGTTCGCGGCCGTGCTCGTCGCACTCACGGCCGGCGGCTACGCGCTGATGCTGCGCCGCTACCGGAACGTCTGA
- a CDS encoding ABC transporter ATP-binding protein: MAVITIDKVSRWFGNVVAVNDVTMTIGPGITGLLGPNGAGKSTLIHMMSGFLAPSSGTVALDGTPIWRNQEVYREIGLVPEKESMYDYLTGWEFVLANAELHGLADPGAAAEHALALVEMEYAQDRHTGTYSKGMKQRVKMASALVHDPSVLLLDEPFNGMDPRQRLHLMELLRRFGADGRTVLFSSHILEEVEQLARHIEVVVAGRHAASGDFREIRRLMTDRPHRYLVRSSDDRRLASALIADGSTAGIELDAAEKALRIQAIDFQGFTTLLPKVAREAGIRLYTVSPADESLESVFSYLVSS; encoded by the coding sequence ATGGCCGTCATCACCATCGACAAGGTCTCCCGCTGGTTCGGCAACGTGGTCGCCGTCAACGACGTCACCATGACCATCGGCCCCGGCATCACCGGCCTGCTGGGCCCCAACGGCGCCGGGAAGTCCACCCTCATCCACATGATGAGCGGCTTCCTCGCCCCCTCCTCCGGCACCGTCGCCCTCGACGGCACCCCGATCTGGCGCAACCAGGAGGTCTACCGGGAGATCGGCCTGGTCCCCGAGAAGGAGTCGATGTACGACTACCTGACCGGCTGGGAGTTCGTCCTCGCCAACGCCGAACTGCACGGCCTGGCCGACCCGGGCGCCGCCGCCGAACACGCCCTCGCCCTGGTCGAGATGGAGTACGCCCAGGACCGGCACACCGGCACCTACTCCAAGGGCATGAAGCAGCGGGTCAAGATGGCCTCCGCGCTGGTCCACGACCCCTCGGTGCTGCTGCTGGACGAACCGTTCAACGGCATGGACCCGCGCCAGCGCCTGCACCTGATGGAGCTGCTGCGCCGGTTCGGCGCCGACGGGCGCACCGTGCTGTTCTCCTCGCACATCCTGGAGGAGGTCGAGCAGCTCGCCCGCCACATCGAGGTGGTGGTGGCCGGGCGGCACGCCGCGTCCGGCGACTTCCGGGAGATCCGCCGCCTGATGACCGACCGCCCGCACCGCTACCTGGTGCGCTCCAGCGACGACCGGCGGCTCGCCTCGGCGCTGATCGCGGACGGCTCCACCGCGGGCATCGAACTCGACGCCGCCGAGAAGGCCCTGCGCATCCAGGCGATCGACTTCCAGGGCTTCACCACCCTGCTGCCCAAGGTCGCCCGCGAGGCCGGCATCCGCCTGTACACCGTCTCCCCGGCCGACGAGTCGCTGGAAAGCGTTTTCTCGTACCTGGTCTCGTCCTGA
- a CDS encoding ABC transporter permease: MNTTVARLTARGLFGRRRVLVLLAVPVLLLVLAVIAGNSTLDELDLAHSVLGSLALGTLVPITGLIVGTGVIATEIEDGSIVYLLAKPLPRWKIVTTKLAVAVASTWLLSAVPTYVAGLILYGPGDDVALGYGVGALAAGAAYSALFLLLGVLTRHAVIAGLAYALIWESLIGNYVEGARTLSVQQWGLALTEAVAADGTVTAPVGLTTAVWLLVVVAAGATALASVKLAGLTLGSEE; this comes from the coding sequence ATGAACACCACCGTCGCCCGGCTCACCGCGCGCGGCCTGTTCGGCCGCCGCCGGGTCCTGGTCCTGCTGGCCGTCCCGGTCCTGCTGCTGGTCCTGGCCGTGATCGCCGGCAACAGCACCCTGGACGAGCTGGACCTCGCGCACAGCGTCCTGGGCAGCCTCGCCCTGGGCACCCTGGTCCCGATCACCGGCCTGATCGTCGGCACCGGCGTGATCGCCACCGAGATCGAGGACGGCTCGATCGTCTACCTGCTCGCCAAGCCGCTGCCCCGCTGGAAGATCGTCACCACCAAGCTGGCCGTCGCCGTCGCCAGCACCTGGCTGCTCTCCGCCGTCCCCACCTACGTCGCCGGCCTGATCCTGTACGGCCCCGGGGACGACGTGGCGCTCGGCTACGGGGTGGGCGCGCTCGCCGCGGGCGCCGCCTACAGCGCGCTGTTCCTGCTGCTGGGCGTGCTCACCCGGCACGCGGTGATCGCCGGCCTCGCCTACGCGCTGATCTGGGAGTCCCTGATCGGCAACTACGTCGAGGGCGCCCGCACCCTCTCGGTCCAGCAGTGGGGCCTGGCCCTGACCGAGGCGGTCGCCGCCGACGGCACCGTCACCGCCCCGGTCGGCCTGACCACCGCTGTCTGGCTGCTGGTCGTCGTCGCGGCGGGTGCCACCGCCCTCGCCTCGGTCAAACTGGCCGGACTCACCCTCGGCAGCGAGGAGTAG
- a CDS encoding CynX/NimT family MFS transporter yields MSVTRTVPPVLDQKAGGRSAAAYAHPALLLAGIVLVALNMRACLAAVSPMVAEIQRAFGLSATASGLITTVPVLFQGVGAPLTPRLTRRFGTERVVLGAVLALGAGVLLRVLPSVAALYAGCMVIGVAIAVLNVSMPGLVKREFPQRAAAMTGVYSTTMLVGATMAAGLSVPLEHALGGGWQASLGAWSVLALVAAVAWLPQVLKARQERTVPLRVAPVAPAARSEESGTSPWRSGLAWQISVFMGISSLLVYTLVAWMPTILADHGMPRGEAGLVFAFSNLVQVVGAFLVPLAAGRMTRQRGLALVMAGLNGAGVLWLLLAPVSGAWFSATVLGLAQGGSLGLGLAFIVLRTDSVPGAARLGGMSQAVGYLVAAAGPVGAGALHQLTGGWDATLLVMLVLAAVAAVAGWGAGRNRTV; encoded by the coding sequence ATGTCGGTCACCCGTACCGTGCCGCCCGTCCTCGACCAGAAGGCCGGCGGCCGAAGCGCCGCCGCGTACGCCCACCCCGCCCTGCTGCTGGCCGGGATCGTGCTGGTGGCCCTGAACATGCGGGCCTGCCTGGCCGCGGTGTCGCCGATGGTCGCGGAGATCCAGCGCGCCTTCGGCCTGTCCGCCACCGCGAGCGGCCTGATCACCACCGTGCCGGTGCTGTTCCAGGGCGTGGGCGCGCCGCTCACGCCCCGGCTGACCCGGCGGTTCGGCACCGAGCGGGTGGTGCTGGGCGCGGTGCTGGCGCTGGGCGCGGGCGTGCTGCTGCGGGTGCTGCCCTCGGTGGCGGCGCTGTACGCGGGCTGCATGGTGATCGGCGTGGCGATCGCGGTGCTGAACGTGTCGATGCCGGGCCTGGTGAAGCGGGAGTTCCCGCAGCGGGCCGCGGCGATGACCGGCGTCTACTCGACCACCATGCTGGTCGGCGCGACCATGGCCGCCGGGCTGTCGGTGCCGCTGGAGCACGCGCTGGGCGGCGGCTGGCAGGCGTCGCTGGGGGCCTGGTCGGTGCTGGCGCTGGTCGCCGCGGTGGCCTGGCTGCCGCAGGTGCTGAAGGCCCGTCAGGAGCGGACGGTGCCCCTGCGGGTCGCCCCCGTCGCCCCGGCGGCGCGGTCGGAGGAGTCCGGCACCAGCCCGTGGCGGTCCGGACTGGCCTGGCAGATCAGCGTGTTCATGGGCATCTCCTCGCTGCTGGTGTACACCCTGGTGGCGTGGATGCCGACCATCCTGGCCGACCACGGGATGCCGCGCGGCGAGGCGGGCCTGGTGTTCGCGTTCAGCAACCTGGTGCAGGTGGTCGGCGCGTTCCTGGTGCCGCTGGCGGCGGGCCGGATGACCCGGCAGCGCGGGCTGGCGCTGGTGATGGCCGGGCTGAACGGCGCGGGCGTGCTGTGGCTGCTGCTGGCGCCGGTGTCCGGGGCCTGGTTCTCGGCGACGGTGCTGGGCCTGGCGCAGGGCGGCTCGCTGGGCCTGGGCCTGGCGTTCATCGTGCTGCGCACCGACAGCGTGCCGGGCGCGGCCCGGCTGGGCGGGATGAGCCAGGCGGTGGGCTACCTGGTGGCGGCGGCCGGCCCGGTGGGTGCGGGCGCGCTGCACCAGCTGACCGGCGGCTGGGACGCGACGCTGCTGGTGATGCTGGTGCTGGCCGCGGTCGCGGCGGTGGCGGGCTGGGGCGCGGGCCGCAACCGGACGGTGTGA
- a CDS encoding FadR/GntR family transcriptional regulator, translating to MEGLQAAGRRSLVDAAIEQLREQLASGVWPVGARIPTEHELAERLQVGRNTVREAIRVLVHAGMLVSRQGEGTFVRSTSDPASVLRGVQRSGVRDVLEVRAALETEAARLAAERHTAEDLARMRAALEREAAVMAAHPERAGREATVEHDLEFHTAVVEAAHNPALTEVYRYFGASVRESMRTAFGDHEMPEVAIATHAALVDAIESRDPERAEAACRALLAEPTAAVEQLLAEIAARK from the coding sequence GTGGAGGGGTTGCAGGCGGCGGGGCGGCGGTCGTTGGTGGACGCCGCGATCGAGCAGCTGCGGGAGCAACTGGCGTCCGGGGTGTGGCCGGTGGGGGCGCGGATTCCGACCGAGCACGAGCTGGCGGAGCGGCTCCAGGTGGGGCGCAACACCGTGCGGGAGGCGATCCGGGTGCTGGTGCACGCGGGGATGCTGGTGTCGCGGCAGGGGGAGGGGACGTTCGTCCGGTCGACGAGCGACCCGGCGTCGGTGCTGCGCGGGGTGCAGCGGTCGGGGGTGCGGGACGTGCTGGAGGTGCGGGCCGCGCTGGAGACCGAGGCGGCGCGGCTGGCCGCCGAGCGGCACACCGCGGAGGACCTGGCCCGGATGCGGGCGGCGCTGGAGCGGGAGGCCGCCGTGATGGCGGCGCACCCGGAGCGGGCCGGCCGGGAGGCCACCGTCGAGCACGACCTGGAGTTCCACACCGCCGTGGTGGAGGCGGCGCACAATCCGGCGCTGACCGAGGTCTACCGGTACTTCGGGGCCTCGGTGCGGGAGTCGATGCGCACCGCGTTCGGCGACCACGAGATGCCGGAGGTGGCGATCGCCACCCACGCGGCGCTGGTCGACGCGATCGAGAGCCGGGACCCGGAGCGGGCCGAGGCGGCCTGCCGGGCGCTGCTGGCGGAGCCGACGGCGGCGGTGGAGCAGCTGCTCGCCGAGATCGCCGCCCGGAAGTGA
- a CDS encoding LCP family protein, translating to MTGHRAGSSGEDPGWWENLPPQGDTYRQDAPRRDDAPAPTVPRRRSPDHDSAAPARGRAEARRAAQGRAGAAGGTGGGGSGGGAGGGGGGRAEARRAAQGGGGGRAAAQGRRKPPRRTKRIVVWSLVGTSLAVVGTGGFLYWRLNANLSSWDSAGVSESRPPEAQADANGNKPMNILLIGSDSRDGANKDLGGGDEGGARSDTTILLHVYADHKHAVGVSFPRDALVDIPKCMLANKSWTKPQTDAMFNSAFSVGNFKDGNPACTQNTVEQLTNLRVDHTIVVNFEGFAAMTKAVGGVEVCLPNDIYERDINPNLPRKGNLVYPKGVQKVEGQAALDYVRLRHGIGDGSDVGRMQRQQAFLSSLIKQVKANGMSPTSLFPLADAATKSLTVDEDLGSVQKLTDLAMTLKNIDLHDIKFLTTPWHYQGERIGLNHPEVDQLWAALKADRTLDGKDASAGTAAPSPDPATPPATSAPPADGTGVKVAVYNGTTTGGLGTKAAATLKAANYTITATGNAASQNHATTVVQYGSAGQKAHAEAVAALFPGSTVEAGGGAGVTLILGKDYAGTAPAAGATDPGPVASQVAENARSADDDACSNVSYG from the coding sequence ATGACAGGCCACAGGGCGGGGTCGTCGGGCGAGGACCCCGGCTGGTGGGAGAACCTCCCGCCGCAGGGGGACACCTACCGGCAGGACGCCCCCCGGCGCGACGACGCACCCGCGCCGACCGTTCCGCGCCGCCGTTCCCCCGACCACGACAGCGCCGCCCCCGCCCGGGGCCGCGCCGAGGCCCGCCGGGCCGCCCAGGGCCGCGCCGGAGCCGCTGGCGGCACCGGCGGCGGTGGCAGTGGCGGCGGTGCCGGTGGTGGCGGCGGCGGACGGGCGGAGGCCCGCCGGGCCGCGCAGGGCGGCGGTGGCGGCCGGGCCGCCGCCCAGGGCCGCCGCAAACCGCCCCGCCGGACCAAGCGGATCGTCGTCTGGAGCCTGGTCGGCACCAGCCTCGCCGTGGTCGGCACCGGAGGCTTCCTCTACTGGCGGCTGAACGCCAACCTCTCCTCCTGGGACAGTGCCGGCGTCAGCGAGAGCCGCCCGCCGGAGGCGCAGGCCGACGCCAACGGCAACAAGCCGATGAACATCCTGCTGATCGGCTCCGACTCGCGCGACGGCGCGAACAAGGACCTCGGCGGCGGCGACGAGGGCGGCGCCCGCTCCGACACCACGATCCTGCTGCACGTCTACGCCGACCACAAGCACGCCGTCGGCGTCTCGTTCCCCCGCGACGCCCTGGTCGACATCCCCAAGTGCATGCTGGCGAACAAGAGTTGGACCAAGCCCCAGACCGACGCCATGTTCAACAGCGCCTTCTCGGTGGGCAACTTCAAGGACGGCAACCCGGCCTGCACCCAGAACACCGTCGAGCAGCTCACCAACCTCCGGGTCGACCACACCATCGTGGTCAACTTCGAGGGCTTCGCCGCGATGACCAAGGCGGTCGGCGGCGTCGAGGTCTGCCTGCCCAACGACATCTACGAGCGGGACATCAACCCCAACCTGCCCCGCAAGGGCAACCTGGTCTACCCGAAGGGCGTCCAGAAGGTCGAGGGCCAGGCCGCGCTGGACTACGTCCGGCTGCGCCACGGCATCGGCGACGGCTCCGACGTCGGCCGGATGCAGCGCCAGCAGGCGTTCCTCTCCTCGCTGATCAAGCAGGTCAAGGCGAACGGGATGAGCCCGACCAGCCTGTTCCCGCTGGCCGACGCCGCCACCAAGTCGCTGACGGTGGACGAGGACCTGGGCAGCGTGCAGAAGCTGACCGACCTGGCGATGACGCTCAAGAACATCGACCTGCACGACATCAAGTTCCTCACCACCCCCTGGCACTACCAGGGCGAGCGGATCGGCCTCAACCACCCCGAGGTCGACCAGCTCTGGGCCGCGCTCAAGGCCGACCGCACCCTGGACGGGAAGGACGCCAGCGCGGGCACCGCCGCCCCGAGCCCCGACCCGGCCACGCCGCCCGCCACCTCGGCCCCGCCCGCGGACGGCACCGGCGTGAAGGTCGCCGTCTACAACGGCACCACCACCGGCGGCCTCGGCACCAAGGCCGCCGCGACCCTCAAGGCCGCCAACTACACCATCACCGCGACCGGCAACGCGGCCAGCCAGAACCACGCCACCACGGTGGTGCAGTACGGCTCCGCCGGGCAGAAGGCGCACGCCGAGGCGGTGGCCGCGCTGTTCCCCGGCTCGACCGTCGAGGCGGGCGGCGGCGCGGGCGTCACGCTGATCCTCGGCAAGGACTACGCGGGCACGGCCCCGGCCGCCGGCGCCACCGACCCGGGCCCGGTCGCCTCCCAGGTCGCCGAGAACGCCCGCTCGGCGGACGACGACGCCTGCTCCAACGTCAGCTACGGCTGA
- a CDS encoding HAD family hydrolase, with protein sequence MSTAPLPYRLVATDLDGTLLTSAENVSARTRAALGAVTALGAKHIIVTGRSAGWTRPVLDEIGYDGIAVCGQGAQVYDAGAHKLITSVTLDRRLAAVALAKIEAEVGPLAVAANQDGLDGEVLAGPGYKLRIGAELPLRPVAPDQLLATPVSKLYIQHPELTDDQLAEAAWSVAGQLVGITMAGAGIVELLPLGLTKATGLSLAARRLGVTAAETIAFGDMPNDVPMFHWAGYGVAMGNAHERLRAVADEVTVDNDEDGVAVVLERVFGLR encoded by the coding sequence ATGAGCACCGCACCCCTGCCCTACCGGCTGGTCGCCACCGACCTCGACGGGACGCTGCTCACCAGCGCCGAGAACGTCTCCGCCCGCACCCGCGCGGCCCTGGGCGCGGTCACCGCGCTCGGGGCGAAGCACATCATCGTCACCGGGCGCTCGGCCGGCTGGACCAGGCCGGTGCTCGACGAGATCGGGTACGACGGGATAGCGGTGTGCGGGCAGGGCGCCCAGGTCTACGACGCGGGCGCGCACAAGCTGATCACCTCCGTCACCCTGGACCGGCGGCTGGCCGCGGTCGCCCTCGCCAAGATCGAGGCCGAGGTCGGCCCGCTCGCCGTCGCCGCCAACCAGGACGGCCTGGACGGCGAGGTGCTCGCCGGGCCCGGCTACAAGCTGCGGATCGGCGCCGAGCTGCCGCTGCGCCCGGTCGCCCCCGACCAGCTGCTGGCCACCCCCGTCAGCAAGCTCTACATCCAGCACCCCGAGCTGACCGACGACCAGCTCGCCGAGGCCGCCTGGTCGGTGGCCGGCCAGCTGGTCGGCATCACGATGGCCGGCGCGGGCATCGTCGAACTCCTCCCGCTCGGCCTGACCAAGGCCACCGGCCTCTCGCTGGCCGCCCGCCGACTGGGCGTCACCGCCGCCGAGACGATCGCCTTCGGCGACATGCCCAACGACGTCCCGATGTTCCACTGGGCCGGGTACGGCGTGGCGATGGGCAACGCGCACGAGCGGCTGCGCGCGGTGGCCGACGAGGTGACGGTCGACAACGACGAGGACGGCGTGGCCGTGGTGCTGGAGCGGGTGTTCGGGCTGCGCTGA
- the serS gene encoding serine--tRNA ligase, with protein MIDLRLLRDDPERVRTSQRSRGEDVDLVDALLSADERRRASGTRFDELRAEQKQLGKLVAAAKGEEKAALLARTKELAAEVKAADAAQGEAREEAERLQRALANLIDPAAPVGGEEDFVTLEEIGTPRDFAAEGFEPRDHVELGQLLGAIDTERGAKVAGARSYYLTGPGALLELALVNMAMARATAVGFTPMITPALVRPAAMDGTGFLGQAAENVYYLADDDRYLVGTSEVPLAAYHMDEILDAERLPLRYAGFSSCFRREAGTYGKDTRGIIRVHQFEKVEMFVFTAPEDAEAEHRRLLQWEKDFLNALELPYRVIDVASGDLGASAARKFDIEAWVPTQGKYREVTSTSNTTEYQARRLSIRMRDADGVRPLATLNGTLVAVPRVIVALLENHQRADGSVVLPEALRPFLGGKAVLEPVTK; from the coding sequence GTGATCGACCTTCGCCTGCTCCGTGACGACCCCGAGCGAGTGCGCACCTCGCAGCGCTCCCGTGGTGAGGACGTCGACCTGGTCGACGCCCTGCTCTCCGCCGACGAACGCCGCCGCGCGTCCGGCACCCGCTTCGACGAACTGCGCGCCGAGCAGAAGCAGCTGGGCAAGCTGGTGGCCGCCGCCAAGGGCGAGGAGAAGGCCGCCCTGCTGGCCCGCACCAAGGAGCTGGCCGCCGAGGTGAAGGCCGCCGACGCCGCGCAGGGCGAGGCCCGGGAGGAGGCCGAGCGGCTGCAGCGCGCGCTGGCCAACCTGATCGACCCGGCCGCCCCGGTCGGCGGCGAGGAGGACTTCGTCACGCTGGAGGAGATCGGCACCCCGCGCGACTTCGCCGCCGAGGGCTTCGAGCCCCGCGACCACGTCGAGCTCGGCCAGCTGCTCGGCGCGATCGACACCGAGCGCGGCGCCAAGGTGGCCGGCGCCCGCTCCTACTACCTGACCGGCCCCGGCGCGCTGCTGGAGCTGGCCCTGGTCAACATGGCGATGGCGCGGGCCACCGCGGTCGGCTTCACCCCGATGATCACCCCGGCGCTGGTGCGCCCCGCCGCGATGGACGGCACCGGCTTCCTCGGCCAGGCCGCCGAGAACGTGTACTACCTCGCCGACGACGACCGCTACCTGGTCGGCACCAGCGAGGTCCCGCTCGCCGCGTACCACATGGACGAGATCCTGGACGCCGAGCGGCTCCCGCTGCGCTACGCCGGCTTCTCCTCCTGCTTCCGCCGCGAGGCCGGCACCTACGGCAAGGACACCCGCGGCATCATCCGGGTCCACCAGTTCGAGAAGGTGGAGATGTTCGTCTTCACCGCCCCCGAGGACGCCGAGGCCGAGCACCGCCGCCTGCTCCAGTGGGAGAAGGACTTCCTGAACGCGCTGGAACTGCCCTACCGGGTGATCGACGTCGCCTCCGGCGACCTCGGCGCCTCCGCCGCCCGCAAGTTCGACATCGAGGCGTGGGTGCCGACCCAGGGCAAGTACCGCGAGGTCACCTCCACCTCCAACACCACCGAGTACCAGGCCCGCCGGCTCTCCATCCGGATGCGCGACGCCGACGGCGTCCGCCCGCTCGCCACCCTCAACGGCACCCTGGTCGCCGTCCCCCGGGTGATCGTCGCGCTGCTGGAGAACCACCAGCGGGCGGACGGCTCGGTGGTCCTCCCCGAGGCGCTGCGGCCCTTCCTCGGCGGGAAGGCCGTGCTGGAGCCCGTCACCAAGTAA